Below is a window of Saccharomonospora viridis DSM 43017 DNA.
CGAGCTCCAACCACATCACGGCGCCATTGTCCCAGCATCCGCCCCGGAAAGCCAGGTTTCGCCGCGCCCAGAAGTGTCGCAAGTGGACTAACAGGTGGTTGGGATCACGGCTGAAGTGCGGCGATGACCGCGTCGGCGACGGCCTCCGCGCCGCCGAGCACGGTTCCGTCGGCCTCGATCCGCACGGTTCCAAAGGCCAGCACGGCCGACACCGCTCGCCGCAGTCGCGCCGCCTCGTCGACGTGCCCCAGGTGGTCGAGCAGCATCGCGGCGGCCAGCAGCTGGCCCACCGGATTGGCCCTGTTCCGCCCGACCAGGTCAGGGGCGCTGCCGTGCACGGGTTCGAAGTACGCCGCGCCGTCACCGACGTTGCCCGCGGGGCACAGTCCGACACCGCCCACCGTGGCGCCGCCGAGATCGCTGAGCACGTCGCCGAGGAAGTTCTCCATCACGAGCACGTCGAACCGTTCGGGACACAGCACGAGGTCCTGCGCGGCGGCGTCGGCGTAGCGGTACTCCAGTTCCACTTCCGGGAACTCCGCCGCCACCTCCGTCACCACCTCGCGGAAGAACGCGTGACTGCGCAGCACGTTGCTCTTATCGACGCACGTCACCCGACGTACCCCGTCGGCGGGTGCGCCCTGTCGGCCCGCGGCGAGCGTGAACGCCTTGCGCGCGACCCGCAGAGTGCCCTCCCGGGTGGTCAGGAGCGTGTCAGTCACCGCCCAGCGGTTGCCCACACCTTTGCCCCGTGAGGCGTACAGGCCTTCGGTGTTCTCCCGGACGATGACGTAGTCGACCCTGTCCGCGCGCACGCGGGACGGCACGCCCGGCCACGACCGCACGGGCCGGATGTTGGCGTAGGTGTCCAGTCCCGTGCGCAGGATGCCACCGAGCACGCCGGCCTCGACACCGTCCGGGGTGCGGACGTCGGGGAGGCCGACCGGCCCCTTCAACGTGGCGTCCACCTCGTCCCGCAGGCGCCGGACGTCCGCCTCGGCGCACGCGACGCCGGTGCGGCGATAGGTGTCGGCACCCGCGTCGATCTCCACGTACTCCCAGCCCCGGGATTCCGGATGCAGCTCGGCCAACGCGTCGAGCACCCGCACGGTGGCCTCGACGATCTCGGGACCGATCCCGTCGCCCCGAATCAGCCCGATCCTCGTGCCGGTCATGACCAGCGACTATAGCGACGGACGCCCGGAGGACCGCCGCGTGTTCGAGGGTGGCCGGAGGGGAAAAAGAAGATCGCCCGGCCGTGAAGGGGTCGGGCGATCGAGGCGGACACATAGTTCGTTGTTCGTTCAGGGCAATGAGTCGGACGGCAGGTGGTGCGGTCCCGGGATGTGGGGACCGCACCACCGGTCAGGCTGGTGACATCGCTGTCGGTCAGGCGTAGACCAGGAATGTGTCTGTGGAGCAACGAATGGCTCGGCCCTCGGAGAAGTCATACACACAGAGCTTGAAGTAGAGTGCGCTGCCTTCGTAGTAGTTCTTGTTGCACACGCCCCAGTTCCCGGAGCCCAGTCGGTTCTGGCATTCACCTTGGCGGTAGAGGGACCCGTTGCGGTAGTTGTCCCAGATGACGACGGCCGAGGCGCCGTCGGCCACCGTGTCCTTGACCCACCACTTGTCACCGTAGGCCTCGAAACACGCCTGGGCGCCGGTGATCGCCACGCATCCCAGTCCGCCGGGAACAGTCCCCTTCACTGCGCGGTCGGCCTCGTACGCGGCGGCCGACACCCCCTCCTTGCCGGCCACCGGTTCTTCCTGGGCCGCGGACGCCGTCGCTGGTAGGAGCGCCAGGAACAGCGCTGCAACACCCACCACGAGCGTGCGGATCTTACGCATCGCACTTCCCCCATCGTCTCGGTCCATGCCCGCATCGCGGAGCGCGAGCATCACTGTCGAGACACCATGTTGGTGTGGACCACGGGGGATGTCGTTGGCACAGCGTCTTCGATCTTTTGACGTTCCCTCCACTTCGTTTGGGGTAGTGCTGCGCGCCGAAAATCGCGGGGAGCGATCCCGTAGGCGGTTCGGAAGGCGCGGGTGAAAGCCGCGTGGTGGGAGAAACCCCAGCGTGCCGCGATGTGGTGGACGGGTACGATGCGCATCGCCGGGTCGCAGAGATCCCTCCGGGCCCGCTCCAGTCTCCGCGCCCGGATCCAGCCCGCCACCGTGGTCCCGTCGTCGCCGAACAGTCGGTGGACGTAGCTGATCGAGACGTTGTGGGCCGCGGCGATCAGGCGGGGACCGAGCTCGGGGTCGGACAGGTGTTGGTCGATGAACATCCGCATCCGAAGCAGGAGGTCCCGGCGATACGCCGCCGTGGGGACGTACTGTTCCTCGTCCTGCAGCGTGCGCGCGAACAGGCCCGCGAGTGTCTCCCGGAGCACCACCGCCAGTCGTGGTGCGTCCGTGCTTCGATAGGAGCCGTGGCCGGTGATGAGGTGATCGAGCACGGTCGCCAACAGGCCCCCCATGCCCTCCCGCGCCGACAGCTTGCGCCCGACCAGTGCTGCCACGCGGTCATTCGGCAACGGCAGCAGCCTCTTTGGCACCTCGACGCCGATGCAGGAGACCATATGGCAACCGTGAGCTTCGAGCTGGAACGGCAGTGACGAGTCGTTGACGTGCATATCGCCGGGTCCGTAGGTCATCTCGCTCGTGGCGTCGACGCGGCGCATCGTCCCCGCGCGCAGCAGCACGAGGTTGTACGTATCCGGATCGGATTGCTCGATCTGTTCGGGTGTGCGGTGGAACATCATGGGCGCGAACGACATCGCCCACATCCGCATCGAGTCGAGCGGGAGGTCCCGCTGCTGGAGGTGTGGGTCCGACGTGAGGTGGCGCATTTCCAACAGCGTCGCCGGGGTCGCTGCCGCGGCGCCTGATTTGTCCGACTCGGAGGATGTGGTGCCCCGGTGTTCCCGATCAGTCATCAAGCCCCCAGTAGCTCAACTGATTCAGACAATGCCGACCGATGCTATCGGGCACAGCGACGGAAAAAGACCGGCTCGGCGAGCGGCCCCCCCGCCACGACACGTGCGTTTGCCGATCCCCGCAGGGGGCAATCCGAGCAGCGACGATACGGACGACACGGACGACACGACAGGGACCGATCACAGGGCGGGTGGTAGCCGTGCCGGGACGCCAGGAACTTCCGAGTACGTTGCAACGCTCCTCGAAGAAGGCGCAACGCACGTGGATCGAGGCGCACGACTCCGCGGTCAAGACCTACGGCGAGGGCAGACGCGCCCACCAGACGGCGTTCGCCGCCCTCAAGCACAGCTTCGAGAAGGTCGGTGACCACTGGGAGCCGAAGGGACGCAAGGGGCCGTCCGACACGCAGGCCGAGCGCGGCGCAGGGCAACGCGCCACCAGGACGGCCGGCGGAGTGGACGCCCACGCCAGCAAACAGCACCTCTACGAACGCGCCCGGCAGCTGGACATCCCCGGCCGCTCCTCCATGAGCAAGCAGGAGCTCGTCGACGCGTTGCGGAAGGCCAGCGGCCGCCGAACGGCCAAGGCCCGCGGCGGATAGTCGCCGAACCGGTCGGGTCGACGCTGCGTATCGAACCCGGTGCGGCCGTCTCAGATTCCGCGGACCGCCGGAACCCGTGCCCCGACGTGACGGCCGGGCACGCTGTGATCGAGGGGACCTGGCCGTGGCCAGCGGACAAACCGTGTGGCACAGGGCGTGAGACCGCGTGGCGGTGGGTCAGTCCGAGCCCGACCCGCGGTCATGGTCGGTCTCGGCCGTACCGGCGGCGGCCCGGGCGGGCTCCTGCCCGCCTCCGTCCTCATCGCCCGTCACGTGTCGAACACCCCATGGAGTCGTGCCGGTGCCGCCGGTACCCCTCGACGCGGTGACCGGTGGCTTCCCACCCGCAACGGCTCCGACGTGGTGGGCCGGTCAGCTCGCCCAGTCCAACAGAGGTTCACTGCGCTGCGGCTCCCGCAGCATGGCCATGGCGCGCTGTTCGAGTGTGCGCACCCGCTTGCGGCTCAGGCCGAGACGCTGCGAGATCTCCGGGATCGTGTGCTGGTGACCGTCCCGCAGGCCGTACCGCAGCGACACCACCGCCGCCTCCATGGGCGGAAGACTGTCGATCGTGGCCCGCACCTGGTCGACCATGGCCTGCCGCTCGATGCCCTCGCCGACAGCGGGCACGGTCCCGTCGGCCACGAGGTCGCGCAGGTACAGCTCGCCGTCCTCGTCGAGGGACATGTCCAGGCTGACGGTGGATCGACCGGCCTGGCGCAGCGCTTCGACCCGCTCCACGGGCATCTCGGCCGCGGCGGCCAGTTCCTCCACCGTGAGCTCGTGGTTACTGCGCGACTGCAGTGTGCGTTCCAGCCGGTCCAGTTTGGCCACCTGCTCGCTGACGTGCATCGGCAGCCGGATGGCGTTGCTCTGGAACGCGTTGCCGCGCTGGATCGCCTGCCGGATCCACCACATAGCATAGGTAGAGAACTTGAAGCCCTTGGCGTAGTCGAACTTCTCCACGGCCCGGATCAGTCCGAGGTTGCCCTCCTGGATCGCGTCCAGCAGCGGCAGGTTCGTGTGGCGGTTCTTCCGCGCCGCCGTCACCACGAGACGGAGGTTGGCCCGGATCATGTGATCCTTGGCGCGCTGCCCGTCGCGAGCGACGATCTCCAGGTCCCGACGGTCGTAGTCGAGGGTGATCTCGCCCTCGTCGGCACGGC
It encodes the following:
- a CDS encoding isocitrate/isopropylmalate dehydrogenase family protein, producing the protein MTGTRIGLIRGDGIGPEIVEATVRVLDALAELHPESRGWEYVEIDAGADTYRRTGVACAEADVRRLRDEVDATLKGPVGLPDVRTPDGVEAGVLGGILRTGLDTYANIRPVRSWPGVPSRVRADRVDYVIVRENTEGLYASRGKGVGNRWAVTDTLLTTREGTLRVARKAFTLAAGRQGAPADGVRRVTCVDKSNVLRSHAFFREVVTEVAAEFPEVELEYRYADAAAQDLVLCPERFDVLVMENFLGDVLSDLGGATVGGVGLCPAGNVGDGAAYFEPVHGSAPDLVGRNRANPVGQLLAAAMLLDHLGHVDEAARLRRAVSAVLAFGTVRIEADGTVLGGAEAVADAVIAALQP
- a CDS encoding helix-turn-helix domain-containing protein, which encodes MTDREHRGTTSSESDKSGAAAATPATLLEMRHLTSDPHLQQRDLPLDSMRMWAMSFAPMMFHRTPEQIEQSDPDTYNLVLLRAGTMRRVDATSEMTYGPGDMHVNDSSLPFQLEAHGCHMVSCIGVEVPKRLLPLPNDRVAALVGRKLSAREGMGGLLATVLDHLITGHGSYRSTDAPRLAVVLRETLAGLFARTLQDEEQYVPTAAYRRDLLLRMRMFIDQHLSDPELGPRLIAAAHNVSISYVHRLFGDDGTTVAGWIRARRLERARRDLCDPAMRIVPVHHIAARWGFSHHAAFTRAFRTAYGIAPRDFRRAALPQTKWRERQKIEDAVPTTSPVVHTNMVSRQ
- a CDS encoding ChaB family protein, yielding MPGRQELPSTLQRSSKKAQRTWIEAHDSAVKTYGEGRRAHQTAFAALKHSFEKVGDHWEPKGRKGPSDTQAERGAGQRATRTAGGVDAHASKQHLYERARQLDIPGRSSMSKQELVDALRKASGRRTAKARGG
- a CDS encoding sigma-70 family RNA polymerase sigma factor, with the protein product MANATLTATRPLGSQRDRPVSEEPDIVRYYLDEVGETPLLTANQEVELAKRIEAGVYAAELLRRADEGEITLDYDRRDLEIVARDGQRAKDHMIRANLRLVVTAARKNRHTNLPLLDAIQEGNLGLIRAVEKFDYAKGFKFSTYAMWWIRQAIQRGNAFQSNAIRLPMHVSEQVAKLDRLERTLQSRSNHELTVEELAAAAEMPVERVEALRQAGRSTVSLDMSLDEDGELYLRDLVADGTVPAVGEGIERQAMVDQVRATIDSLPPMEAAVVSLRYGLRDGHQHTIPEISQRLGLSRKRVRTLEQRAMAMLREPQRSEPLLDWAS